One genomic window of Gossypium hirsutum isolate 1008001.06 chromosome D11, Gossypium_hirsutum_v2.1, whole genome shotgun sequence includes the following:
- the LOC107910959 gene encoding uncharacterized protein At4g08330, chloroplastic translates to MSQADVSYSCGSCGYPLNLTSSNRIATSISSEYRKSVEKGLISFLSVDLSRFTQVDEVHCFPVSWGRHRSKTKLLCRKCGVHIGYGYGDAPALCGFDSPDSSSGAFRKFTIKIRALQPSDEC, encoded by the coding sequence CTGTGGATCTTGTGGTTACCCTTTGAACTTGACCTCTTCCAATCGAATCGCCACCAGCATAAGCTCTGAATATCGCAAATCCGTAGAGAAAGGTCTTATCTCCTTTCTATCTGTTGATCTTAGTCGATTCACACAAGTCGACGAGGTACATTGCTTTCCTGTCAGTTGGGGCCGTCATCGATCAAAAACTAAACTACTTTGCCGTAAATGTGGGGTTCATATAGGGTATGGGTATGGAGATGCGCCTGCCCTTTGTGGTTTTGACTCTCCCGACTCATCTAGTGGTGCTTTTAGGAAGTTTACAATAAAGATCCGAGCTCTACAGCCTTCAGACGAGTGCTAA
- the LOC107912497 gene encoding F-box/LRR-repeat protein 12 — protein sequence MGDSLMDGVTSIMLLPDDCLCFIFNFLDCRTDRESFGLTCHRWLNIQNLNRRSLQFPCSFGIVGPSSLSQSCTDINSFHLYRILARFQHLEYLSLSGCVEILDSALSYLKPYGSKLQTLCLDCCFKISDYGISLVGDGCPFLTTISLYRCSITDTGLEALANACLALRHVNLAYCSCISDSGLRALSQGCRELQAVKISNCRGVSGVGLRGCSSTLVYIDAECCNLEPVGIMSIVSGGGLKFLNIAGLSCSNFRNGLEAIGNGFAARLKILNLRMCRSVTDASIVAIAKGCPQLQEWNLALCHEVRVLGWASIGSNCHNLKKLHVNRCRNLCHQGLQAVRDGCKELSVLYMSRNSRISDTALELFKLYRCNVEIKAEEVMSIGPNWDSIDYDEST from the coding sequence ATGGGAGATTCTTTGATGGACGGTGTCACTTCGATCATGCTCCTACCTGATGATTGCctctgttttattttcaattttcttgaCTGTAGGACTGACCGTGAATCATTTGGCCTAACTTGCCACCGCTGGCTTAATATTCAAAACTTGAATCGTCGGTCCTTACAATTTCCATGTTCTTTCGGCATTGTTGGCCCTTCCTCGTTATCTCAGAGCTGTACCGATATCAACTCATTCCATCTTTACAGGATTCTTGCCCGTTTTCAGCATTTAGAGTATTTATCCCTTTCCGGTTGCGTAGAGATACTGGATTCGGCCCTAAGCTACTTGAAACCCTATGGTTCGAAATTGCAAACCCTATGTCTGGACTGTTGTTTTAAAATCAGCGATTATGGGATTTCCCTAGTTGGTGATGGTTGTCCCTTCTTGACTACTATTAGTCTTTACCGATGCAGCATTACTGATACCGGGCTAGAAGCTTTAGCTAATGCTTGCTTGGCTTTGAGgcatgtgaatcttgcttattgcTCATGTATTTCGGACTCTGGGTTGAGAGCTCTTTCTCAAGGATGCCGTGAACTTCAAGCAGTTAAGATATCTAATTGCCGGGGTGTAAGTGGTGTTGGCTTAAGAGGCTGTTCATCAACTCTTGTCTACATCGATGCTGAATGTTGTAATCTTGAACCCGTAGGAATAATGTCCATTGTTAGTGGAGGTGGGCTTAAGTTTTTGAACATCGCCGGTTTAAGTTGCTCAAACTTCAGAAATGGATTGGAAGCAATAGGGAATGGTTTTGCAGCAAGGCTTAAAATCCTTAACCTTCGAATGTGTAGAAGCGTTACTGATGCTTCTATTGTTGCAATTGCAAAAGGGTGTCCGCAACTTCAGGAGTGGAACCTGGCATTGTGTCACGAGGTTAGGGTTCTAGGCTGGGCTTCCATCGGATCAAACTGCCATAATTTAAAGAAACTCCACGTGAATCGCTGCCGAAACTTATGTCATCAAGGGTTGCAGGCTGTAAGAGATGGCTGCAAAGAGCTCTCTGTTTTGTACATGAGCCGGAATAGCCGGATATCAGATACAGCATTGGAGTTGTTTAAATTGTATAGATGCAACGTTGAGATCAAGGCTGAAGAAGTAATGTCGATAGGGCCTAATTGGGACAGCATAGATTATGATGAGTCAACTTGA